In Dehalococcoidia bacterium, the DNA window CTGGCGAACATGGCAATCGATAGCGCAAAGGCAAGGCCGGTGAAGATCGCCGCCAGGATTTTGATTCCCCTGTCGCTGATGCGCAACAAAGCAATCGCTATCGCGCCGAAGAGAACCGTTCCCAGTATGATCGAGAGGATGTTGATATCTTCCAAGTGCGACCAATCCTCCTATGAACTCACCAATGAAACCCGATCAGGATCACAGCCATGATCACCACCAACCCGAACCCCATCGCGATCCCGTATTCCTGCAGCCGGCCTGTTTCCAGCTTGCGCGCCAGGCCTCCAAAACTACGCCCCAGAGCGGCCGCTCCGTTCACGATGCCGTCGACGACAATCGTATCGAACCAGGCAAGAGCTCCGAAAACGCCCTTCATCAATACTCCCCTCACCAGTACATCTTCGTATAATTCATCGATGTAGTATTTGCGATACCACAGCGTGCGGACAGGTTTGAACAGTCTGCCGATGGCCTCGTTGGATATCCACTGCGCGCTGTAGATCGTATAAGCAGTGAAGATACCGGACAGCGCCACGATCAGCCCCAGGAGCGGCAACGCGTGCTCCGCGTCGAATTCGAATTGGGTGAACGGAGCAAAAAAGCCATGCCATTCCCCGCCGAGGAATTCGACTGCGCTTAGCGATCCGACGGTCCAGCCGCTTCCGATTGCCAGCACGCAGAGCACGACCATTGGCCATACCATCACTGCCGGGGATTCGTGCGGGTGAACCTCGTGGTGCGCACCTTCCCCAGCCTTTTCCGAGTGAGGCAACCCCAGCGGGTCTCCACCCCTGAACTCCCCATAGAAGGTCATAAAGACGGCGCGGAACATGTAAAACGCCGTCATGAAGACGGTGATCATGGCAAACCAGAAGAACCACGGGGTGTTCTCCCAGGCATAGAACAGGATGCCGTCCTTGCTCCAGAATCCTGCCAGCGGCCAGATGCCGGCCAGAGCCAGCGACCCGACCAGAAAGACCGCGAAGGTCCAGGGCTGATGCCGGCGCAAGCCGCCCATCAAGCGCATGTCGAATGTTCCGGTGGCGTGATTCACGCTTCCCGAGGCAAGGAACAGCATCGACTTGAAGAAGGCGTGCGTAAACAGGTGGAACATGCCGATGGCAAAACCGATCTCCATCAGATGAGCGGCTTCTGCGGGATCATGAGCGTTGGCCGCGCCATAAGCTACTGTTCCCAATCCCAACATCATGTATCCCAGTTGACTCACGGTGGAATAGGCCAGCACTCGCTTGATATCGTACATCACCATGCCCATCGTGGCAGAGAAGATCGCGGTGAATCCGCCAATGCCAGCAACCACCAGCGCTGCGGTCTCCCCATCGGGCATGGCAAAGAGAGGAAATACCCGCGCGATCAGATACACGCCGGCACAGACCATCGTCGAGGAATGGATTAAGGCGCTGACCGGCGTTGGGCCTTCCATGGCGTCGGGCAACCACACGTGGAGCGGGAACTGGCCGGATTTGCCTGCGGCTCCGGCGAAGATGCCCAGCAGAATCCAGGTAAATGCGCCCGTGGTCAGGAAGCCGCCGATGATCGCTGCATGGGCCACCTCGGGAAGGTGCTGGATATTGAACACGTTGTATCCCATGCTGACAGCGGTGTCATTCATTCCGTGGTAGATCCCTACCAGCGCCAGAACCAGCCCGATATCGGCCAGCCGCGTGACGATAAAGGCCTTCTTGGCAGCAGTCGCGGCGGAAGGACGGTGATACCAGAATCCAATCAAGAGGTAAGAGCACAGTCCCACCAGCTCCCAGCAAACAAAGGTGAACAGCAAGTTCCCGGATAGCGCTACCCCCAGCATGGCAGCGGTAAAGAGCGGCATCCAGGTGAAAAAGCGCATGTAACCGTGATCGCCCTTCATGTACCCCTGCGAATAGATCTGGATCATCAGGCTGCAGATACTGACCACCAGCACCATGATGGCCGAGAGTTTATCCACCAGCAAACCGATCTCGACATCGAAATTCTGCCCGATGGAGAGCCAGTGGGTATTGATCTGTTTGGGGAATTCCTGGGTGCCTTCGCTGGCCACCGAGGCAACTGTCCAGATGGAAAGTCCCAGCGATCCGGCGATACAAGCGATAGTGATATAGCCGGAATATCGGGCGTGCTTCTCCTTCGCCAGCGGCCTCATTATCAGGCCGTTGAGCAGAAACGCCATGACCGGCAAGAAAATGATTAACCAGACGGCGCTATCAGGTATCATCTATATCTTTCTCAAAGGGCAACCACAAGAGTTGCCCCTACTATCCTTTCATCGAATCGGCTTCCTGGACATCCACGGTCTCGCGATTCTTGTAGAGCGCAATCACGATAGCCAGCCCCACGGCAGCCTCGGCCGCAGCCACAACGATGACAAACAGCGCAAAGACATGCCCGGTCAGAACCACCTTGTCCGGCACCAGATATCGTGAGAACGCCACCACCGCGATGTTGACCGCATTGAGCATGATCTCAATACACATCAGAACCCCGATGGCGTTGCGCTTGGAAAGCGCCCCAAAGAGGCCGATGGAGAACAATATGGCCGATAGAACCAGATAATGATTCAGTCCAACGTCCATGTTTACTTATCCCTCATCAGTGCGATGGCTCCCAGAACGGCAGCCAGGATCAGCGTCGCCGCTATCTCGAACGGAAGCAGGAATCCTACATCCTCATTGAATATGGCGTCGGCGATAGGTCCTGTAGTGGGTTCGTTTTCGGCTACGAGATTCACCGCATCGATCTGCGAGGCGTTGATAGAAGGCCAGGTGGTATCGACGAATCCAAAGATCAGCAATCCCATCAAACAGGCACATGTGACCAAAGCCAGAGGCCAGGCCCGGCTGAAAGGATTGCCGCTCCTGACTTGTTTGGTCAGCATCACGGCGAAGATGATCAGCACCGAAATGGCGCCCATGTAAACCAGCACTTGCGCTACCGCCAGGAAGTCGGCGCTCAGGCTGGCATAGATCCCGGCGACGGTGAAGAAGCACAGCACCAGCATCAATGCCGCCCGGAACAGGTTGCGTAGAGCCACCACCCCGATGGCAGCGATCACGCCCACAATGGCGAAAATCCAGAAAGCAATATCAACACCCATCTCTAAAAAGGCCTCTTATGCTTGCGATAGATCAAGAGCGTCTGCTCGGGCAAGCCCTCCTCCAGTTCCGGCTTGAGGTAGGCGCTTCTCTCCTTTTCCGGCGAAGACATATCCGCCGCATGGACAAAGAACTCTTCCCGCCGGTACCTGGAGCGCTCGTAGCTGCGGCCAAAGAAGAGCGCGTTGGATGGGCACGCGTCGATGCAGAGTCCGCAAAAGATGCAGAGCCCTTCATCGCAATCGAACCGATCCACCACTTTCTTATTATCGGCTCCTCTGGAGATTTTGATCTGGATAACGCCGTGAGGACAGGCCAGGGAACAAGCGGTGCATGCAGTACACGCTACCGGATCCCAGACCAACTCCTGCCCTCGGGTTCGTTTGGAGACGGTGAGCCGCTGCTCCGGATATTGTTCCGTGATGCGCTTGCGTGTGGCGTGCTTGAGCGTGACCAGAAGTCCCCGCATCAAGCCGATCCCCACAGGAAGGGCAAATCGCTGCCCTTCTCCGAATTTGAACATAGCCGCCCATCCGGTCAGCAGGATAACCGAGATAGCGATATTCACCGGGACCAGCCACCACCCAACCGGGTTCCAGTAAATGGTCTCAATGGCCACAACCAGCAGATTGACCAGCGAAAGGGGCAGCATGTATTTCCAGGCGAAGGCCATCAACTGGTCGATCCGAACGCGAGGCCAGGTCATTCGGGTCCACACGATAAAGGAAAAGACGCCAAAGAGCTTGAAGAAGAACCACATGAACGGAGGCAATATCGGTCCTTTCCAGCCGCCCAGGAACAGGGTGACGATGATCGCCGACTGGATGATGGCGCCGGCATATTCCCCCAGGTAGAACATGGCAAACTTCATCCCGGAGTACTCGATGTGATATCCGGCGACGATTTCCGAATCGGCTTCCAGCAGATCGAAAGGCGTCCGCTGCAGTTCGGCCAGCGCGCAGATGAAGTAGAAGATGAAGCTGATCGGCAACAGGAGCGCAAACGGCACCGATTGCGCCATAACTATCCCCTGCAAGGAGAGCGTGCCGGTGACCATTACCACAGCCACTACCGCCAGAGCCATCGGCATCTCATAGCTGATCATCATGGCCACGCTTCTCATCGCGCCGATGGTGGCATACTTGTTGTTCGACCCGTATCCGGCCATGAAAACGGCAATGGTCTCAATGGAGCCGACCGCTACCAGGAACAGCAATCCGACATTCAGATCAGGGATGAGTCCCACCCCGTTCTGAATGGGAATGACGGCGAACATCAGCAGAACGGGGAAGAAGATAAGGATCGGGGCGATGAAGTGAACCACCTTGTCGGCGGTTGTGGGAA includes these proteins:
- a CDS encoding NADH-quinone oxidoreductase subunit L, encoding MIPDSAVWLIIFLPVMAFLLNGLIMRPLAKEKHARYSGYITIACIAGSLGLSIWTVASVASEGTQEFPKQINTHWLSIGQNFDVEIGLLVDKLSAIMVLVVSICSLMIQIYSQGYMKGDHGYMRFFTWMPLFTAAMLGVALSGNLLFTFVCWELVGLCSYLLIGFWYHRPSAATAAKKAFIVTRLADIGLVLALVGIYHGMNDTAVSMGYNVFNIQHLPEVAHAAIIGGFLTTGAFTWILLGIFAGAAGKSGQFPLHVWLPDAMEGPTPVSALIHSSTMVCAGVYLIARVFPLFAMPDGETAALVVAGIGGFTAIFSATMGMVMYDIKRVLAYSTVSQLGYMMLGLGTVAYGAANAHDPAEAAHLMEIGFAIGMFHLFTHAFFKSMLFLASGSVNHATGTFDMRLMGGLRRHQPWTFAVFLVGSLALAGIWPLAGFWSKDGILFYAWENTPWFFWFAMITVFMTAFYMFRAVFMTFYGEFRGGDPLGLPHSEKAGEGAHHEVHPHESPAVMVWPMVVLCVLAIGSGWTVGSLSAVEFLGGEWHGFFAPFTQFEFDAEHALPLLGLIVALSGIFTAYTIYSAQWISNEAIGRLFKPVRTLWYRKYYIDELYEDVLVRGVLMKGVFGALAWFDTIVVDGIVNGAAALGRSFGGLARKLETGRLQEYGIAMGFGLVVIMAVILIGFHW
- the nuoK gene encoding NADH-quinone oxidoreductase subunit NuoK, with amino-acid sequence MDVGLNHYLVLSAILFSIGLFGALSKRNAIGVLMCIEIMLNAVNIAVVAFSRYLVPDKVVLTGHVFALFVIVVAAAEAAVGLAIVIALYKNRETVDVQEADSMKG
- a CDS encoding NADH-quinone oxidoreductase subunit J; the encoded protein is MGVDIAFWIFAIVGVIAAIGVVALRNLFRAALMLVLCFFTVAGIYASLSADFLAVAQVLVYMGAISVLIIFAVMLTKQVRSGNPFSRAWPLALVTCACLMGLLIFGFVDTTWPSINASQIDAVNLVAENEPTTGPIADAIFNEDVGFLLPFEIAATLILAAVLGAIALMRDK
- the nuoH gene encoding NADH-quinone oxidoreductase subunit NuoH, translated to MITLPEAPQTVSPASWWLDSPVSSDWPFHNFWAHWVVFGVGIIAGALLLVMSFIWFERRFMGPFQLRMGPNRAGPFGLLQPVADAIKIMMKEDVVPTTADKVVHFIAPILIFFPVLLMFAVIPIQNGVGLIPDLNVGLLFLVAVGSIETIAVFMAGYGSNNKYATIGAMRSVAMMISYEMPMALAVVAVVMVTGTLSLQGIVMAQSVPFALLLPISFIFYFICALAELQRTPFDLLEADSEIVAGYHIEYSGMKFAMFYLGEYAGAIIQSAIIVTLFLGGWKGPILPPFMWFFFKLFGVFSFIVWTRMTWPRVRIDQLMAFAWKYMLPLSLVNLLVVAIETIYWNPVGWWLVPVNIAISVILLTGWAAMFKFGEGQRFALPVGIGLMRGLLVTLKHATRKRITEQYPEQRLTVSKRTRGQELVWDPVACTACTACSLACPHGVIQIKISRGADNKKVVDRFDCDEGLCIFCGLCIDACPSNALFFGRSYERSRYRREEFFVHAADMSSPEKERSAYLKPELEEGLPEQTLLIYRKHKRPF